The genomic segment CCGCATGCGCCCGGCGCACCCGGGGACCCGGTCCGGTCCTGCCCGGCCCCTTCCGGCACCTGAGGTCTTCCCGTACGGGTGATGCGGCGCCGATCGCGCACGGGGGCGCGGGGCGCGAGGCAAGAGGCCGGAGGCAGGAGGCAGGACGCCGGGTCATGACGCCGTACGTGTCGCCCCGCTGCGTGAAGTGCTCACCGGTACCGAATGGCCCGCCGCGGCCCGCCGGTTCACCGGGGTGCTCCGGTCGTCCGTCGTCCCGCACGGCGGCGGTCTGCCGCTGTCGGGACCGCGGTGTACGCACCGTGGCATCTGGCCGCCCATCTGGTGGACGAGTCGACCTGGTCGGGGCTGCCCGAGCTGCGGCCCACGCTCGTACGCCACCGGGCGCCCCGGCGCATCTGGCGGTCGGCCTGGGCCGGATCGAGGCGGCGGGCCCGTGCGAGACGCTGCTCGTGGTGGCGCCGGAACGGCCCCGGAGCGGACTGCTGGAGCGGGTGCACGACGCGCGCGGGGCCGGGGCGACGGTGCTGTCGCCGGACGACGGCGATCCGGAGGTCGCGGGGGCTCGCCCGTGAGTCACGGGCGGTGACCGGCGCGGGCGGGGTCGGACTGGACACCGTGCGGCACCCGGTCAGCGCGGCGACCGGCGAGAACAGCAGTCCGTCACCGCGCGGCGGCGCCGGTTCCGGGACCGGCTGTCCCGGCTCGCCCACCGGCTCACCGCGCCGCCGCCGGCCCGCTGGTAAATCGGTTGCGGACGGCCGATCCACCGCCACACCATGAACGGTCGTGACCACTCCCCCGCCACCGCCACCGCAGCCGTCACCGGACCCGAGGCCGGACCCGAGACCAGCCCCGGAACCCGGGCCCGAACCGGCGAAGCCGTCGCGCCCCCGGTCGTCCTCGCTGCTTCCCGACCTCTCCCCCTGGCGTGCCTCGGCCGATTTCCGGCGCCTGTGGGTCCAGGGGCTGGTGACCCACTTCGGCAGCTCCATGGCCCTGATCGCGCTGCCGTTGCAGATCAAGCACCTCACCGGTTCCCCGCTGGCGGTGGGGGCGATGGGCGCGGTCGAGCTGGTGCCGCTGGTCGTCTTCGGTCTGTACGGCGGAGCGCTCGCCGACGCCGCCGACCGGCGCAAGGTCATCCTGGGCACGGAGGCGGGGCTGGGTCTGCTGGCCCTCGTCCTGCTGGTGAACGCCGTCCTGCCGGACCCGATGCTCTGGCCGCTCTACGTGGTCGCGGGCGGGGTCTCCGCACTCGCCGGACTCCAGCGGCCCGCGCTGGACTCGCTGATGGCCCGGATCGTGCCGCACGCCCATCAGACGGCCGCCGCCGCGCTGAACTCACTGCGCTGGCAGGCCGGCGCGATCGCGGGCCCCGCCCTCGCGGGCCTGGTGGTGGCGTACGCCGGGCACGCCTCGGCGTACGCGGTCACCGTGATCACGTTCGCCGTCTCCGTGATCCTCTGTCTGCGGCTTTCCCCGGCACCGCCCTCGCACGAGGCGCGCAAGCCGTCGCTGCGCGGGATCGCGGAAGGCGCCCGTTACGCCTGGGGGCGCCCGGTGCTCCTGGGGACGTACGCGATCGACATGGCGGCGATGCTCTTCGCCTTCCCCAACGCCATCTTCCCGTTCCTCGCGGACGAGCTGAACGCCGAATGGTCGCTCGGGCTGATGTACGCGGCGGGCTCGGTGGGCTCGCTGGCCCTGGGGCTGACCAGCGGCTGGACCTCACGGGTGCGGCGGCACGGCCTCTTCGTGGTGTTCGGCGCGGCGGCCTGGGGACTGGCCATCGCAGCGGCGGGCTGGTTCACCCAGGTGTGGCCGGTGCTGGCGTGCCTGGCGGTGGCGGGCGCGGGCGACATGCTCAGCGGCCTCGGGCGCTCCACGATCTGGAACCAGACCGTCCCGGAGGAGCTGCGGGGCAGGCTGGCGGGCATCGAGGTGCTGTCGTACAGCGTCGGCCCGCAGCTGGGGCAGGTCCGGGCCGGCGCGATGGCCGGCTGGACCGGCACCAGGCCCGCGTTCTGGAGCGGCGGCCTGGCCTGTCTGGCCTCGGTCGGGCTGCTGGCCGCCGCCCTGCCGAAGCTGATCGGCTACGACTCGGAGACGGACGAGGACGCGGTACGCCGCCGGGCGGCCAGGGAGCCGGAGGCCGGGGACGGGCCGGGCGGGGGCGGGGGCGCCGAGGAGAGCCCGACGGCCCCGGCCCCGGCGTGAGGCGCCCGCCGGGGCGGTCACCCGGCCGGGACCCGGATTCCGTACCCGCCGCGGATTCCGTACCGTTGCTCAGCCCCGGCCGTCCGGGTCCGGGCCCGGGGCGTTCCCGTCGTCCGTGGCGGCGGTCCTGTCGTGCCACTTGGGGTCGTTCTCCCACTCCAGGTTCCGCTCGGCCGCCGTCTCCATGGCGTGCTGCGCCTCCTGACGGGAGGTGTACGGGCCGAAACGGTCCTTCGCCGGGCACTCCGGCCCTTCCTCGACCTTCTTGTGCTCCAGGCAGTAGAACCACTCGCCGGGCCTGCCGACCGTGCGCTTCTTGAACAGGGCCATCGTCGGCTCCTTTCCTCGGGGTCATCGTGCCCCAATCGGACCGGTTGATGGCTGTGCCACGGTCCCCGGACCTCGGGGCTCACACCGCCGGTCCACGCGGGCCCGACGGGCCTCGGACCGGAGGCGCCGCCCCGGCCTTCCCTCCTGGGGTGACAGAGGCCGCGCACCTCGGGCCGACCAACCCTCGTCCGCTTCTTCACGGTGCCTCGATGCGACACCACACGGTTTTTCCACCACCGGGCATCGAGATACAGCCCCACTCCTTCGAGACGGCTTCGACCAGGAACAACCCCCGGCCGCTCTCGGCGTCATCACCAGGGCGACCGCGATACCGCGGTTGCTGCGAACTCCGGTCGGTGACCTCGACTCGCAGGCAGCCTTCGGCCGACACGTAGGAGAGAGTCAGAACCACCGGGACCGAGTCGGTGGCCGTCTGTGCGCCGGCCGAGTGCCGCACGGTGTTGCCGACCAGTTCGCTCACCACCAACTCGGTGTCGTCGCATCGGCCCGCGGTGATCTGCCACGCGTTCAGCGCATCGCGCACGTGCCGGCGGGCGGATCGAGCAGCCTCAGGGCGGGCAACCAGCTCGATGCGGGTGGTGAGCAGCTCACGCATCAGGGTGCACCGCCGACTCGGACGGCGTCACTGTCGGCCACCCAGACCCGTCCCCGGACGGCCTGGGCCAGTTCATCGCGCATGTACGAAGCCAGCTCCGGCCGGGCGTGAAAGTGGTCGAGGCTTGGCACGATCACGTGCGTGACTCCCTCGCCGCGGCAGTCGCCGACCAGGTCCCGCCAGACCCGCACCCGGCGCCCGACCCGCGACTCGTAGTGCACACCGGCCAAGGCGAAACCGTGCTGTTCGATGAAGGCGGTGATCTCCCGCACCGCCTGGCGGACTTCCTTACGACTCATACCGGGTCGGCGGCGGAGATAGGCGAAGGCATAGATGGTCAAGGGGACTCTCCCTCTGGGAACTCGGCCGGAGCCAACTGACACCGGAGGCAGAGTGCGGGAGCGGTGACGCGGAGTGTCATGGCCGTGCCGCATGAGTCGGTATACGCGGGACGCATGGACTGTCAGGCACCCTCCGGATACGGTCCGCGAGACTGAGCACGGGCCTCTTTGGCACCACCGCACCACTGGCACGGAGAACGGCACATGGCCCCTTGGCAGGCCCGACACTGCGCGTGCGGAACACGTCTTGCCCGTGACAACCAGGGCGAGTTG from the Streptomyces sp. AM 4-1-1 genome contains:
- a CDS encoding ATP-binding protein, with translation MRELLTTRIELVARPEAARSARRHVRDALNAWQITAGRCDDTELVVSELVGNTVRHSAGAQTATDSVPVVLTLSYVSAEGCLRVEVTDRSSQQPRYRGRPGDDAESGRGLFLVEAVSKEWGCISMPGGGKTVWCRIEAP
- a CDS encoding MFS transporter, which gives rise to MLPDLSPWRASADFRRLWVQGLVTHFGSSMALIALPLQIKHLTGSPLAVGAMGAVELVPLVVFGLYGGALADAADRRKVILGTEAGLGLLALVLLVNAVLPDPMLWPLYVVAGGVSALAGLQRPALDSLMARIVPHAHQTAAAALNSLRWQAGAIAGPALAGLVVAYAGHASAYAVTVITFAVSVILCLRLSPAPPSHEARKPSLRGIAEGARYAWGRPVLLGTYAIDMAAMLFAFPNAIFPFLADELNAEWSLGLMYAAGSVGSLALGLTSGWTSRVRRHGLFVVFGAAAWGLAIAAAGWFTQVWPVLACLAVAGAGDMLSGLGRSTIWNQTVPEELRGRLAGIEVLSYSVGPQLGQVRAGAMAGWTGTRPAFWSGGLACLASVGLLAAALPKLIGYDSETDEDAVRRRAAREPEAGDGPGGGGGAEESPTAPAPA